In Prunus dulcis chromosome 1, ALMONDv2, whole genome shotgun sequence, the following are encoded in one genomic region:
- the LOC117634194 gene encoding sugar transport protein 13-like, with translation MAGGFGGPTDGEEFEAKITPIVVISCILAASGGLMFGYDIGISGGVTSMPQFLREFFPVVYKRQQIPGLESNYCKYDNQGLQLFTSSLYIAALIATFFASYTTRVFGRKMSMLIAGIFFIVGTILNAAAQNLIMLIVGRLLLGCGVGFANQAVPLFLSEVAPTRIRGALNLLFQLMCTIGILVANLINYGTAKIEGGYGWRISLGLAGIPSLLLTFGALIVTDTPNSLIQRGKLEEGKKVLKRIRGIDNVDPEFLEILEASRAAKEVQHPFRNLFKRRNRPQLIITVFLQFFQQFTGINSVNFYAPVLFQTLGFKHDASLYSSVITGGIMVLGAIVSIFLVDRAGRRMLLLEGGIQMFISHVIIAVILGWKLKDQSNDLDKGMGILVVVIICSFVGSFGWSWGPLCWLVASEIFPLEARSAGQSVTVCINMLFTFVIAQAFLSMLCHFRFGIFLFFAAWCLIMTVFVYFLLPETKGVPIEEMSDVVWRQHWFWKRYMDDSEDEPKEKGYA, from the exons ATGGCGGGGGGATTTGGCGGGCCGACCGATGGCGAAGAATTTGAAGCAAAGATCACACCTATTGTGGTCATTTCTTGCATATTGGCCGCTAGCGGTGGCCTCATGTTTGGTTATGATATCGGCATTTCGG GGGGTGTTACATCGATGCCGCAGTTTCTACGGGAATTCTTCCCGGTTGTATACAAGAGGCAACAGATTCCAGGGCTTGAGAGCAATTACTGTAAATACGACAATCAAGGCCTGCAATTGTTCACATCTTCTTTGTACATCGCTGCCTTGATAGCAACCTTCTTTGCATCATACACAACCAGGGTCTTCGGTCGAAAGATGAGCATGCTCATTGCTGGAATTTTCTTTATAGTTGGAACGATTCTTAATGCTGCAGCCCAGAACCTTATCATGCTTATTGTTGGGAGGCTCTTACTTGGTTGTGGAGTTGGTTTTGCTAACCag GCGGTGCCACTTTTCCTTTCGGAGGTTGCACCCACAAGAATTCGTGGGGCACTTAACTTACTCTTCCAGCTCATGTGCACCATTGGTATTCTTGTAGCAAACCTTATCAATTATGGAACTGCAAA AATTGAAGGGGGATATGGATGGAGGATTTCACTGGGTTTGGCTGGCATTCCATCACTCTTGCTAACCTTCGGGGCTCTCATTGTAACAGACACTCCAAACAGTTTGATCCAACGAGGTAAGTtggaggaaggaaaaaaagttcTTAAAAGGATTCGGGGTATTGACAATGTCGATCCAGAATTCCTAGAGATTCTTGAGGCAAGTCGTGCGGCTAAAGAAGTGCAGCATCCCTTCAGAAATCTCTTTAAGCGTAGGAATAGACCTCAACTGATCATCACAGTTTTTTTACAG TTCTTCCAGCAATTCACAGGAATTAACTCAGTCAATTTTTACGCTCCAGTTTTGTTCCAGACCTTGGGATTCAAGCACGATGCTTCCCTTTACTCATCAGTTATAACAGGAGGTATCATGGTCCTAGGAGCCATTGTGTCAATCTTCCTCGTGGACAGAGCTGGTCGTCGCATGCTCTTGCTAGAAGGTGGCATCCAAATGTTCATTTCTCATGTGATCATTGCAGTCATACTGGGATGGAAACTGAAGGATCAATCGAACGACCTCGACAAGGGCATGGGAATTCTTGTGGTTGTGATTATTTGCTCTTTTGTGGGCTCATTTGGCTGGTCTTGGGGACCTCTTTGCTGGTTGGTTGCTAGTGAGATATTCCCACTAGAGGCCCGTTCGGCTGGGCAGAGTGTGACTGTGTGTATCAACATGCTTTTCACATTTGTTATAGCACAAGCCTTTCTTTCAATGCTTTGTCACTTCAGGTTTGGCATATTCTTGTTCTTCGCAGCTTGGTGCTTGATCATGACTGTCTTTGTCTACTTCTTACTTCCTGAGACCAAGGGTGTCCCTATTGAAGAAATGAGCGACGTAGTCTGGAGGCAGCACTGGTTTTGGAAGAGATATATGGATGACTCCGAAGATGAACCGAAGGAAAAGGGGTATGCTTGA